From one Colletotrichum destructivum chromosome 3, complete sequence genomic stretch:
- a CDS encoding Putative major facilitator superfamily, MFS transporter superfamily produces MSDGTTPMRSLTHGANTTGNAAGESLNKTMNVDDLEADPEWSAEHDLVYPEGGWTAWSQVLAGNMLNALAWGYPATFGVYQLYYTDKLHLPAAQVSWIGSVQIFLTFALCTISGRLTDAGYARHAVLVGCLFVIFGSFMTSLCTRYWQIMLAQGVCTGMGLGVLFMPSVAIIGSYFKEKRSLALAISTTGTGVGSLIFPSTLQYLVPQVGFPWAVRCSAFVALAVATIANVLLRPRLPPRKSGPLVEWTAFREGPYILFTLGVFFYFMALYFGFFYVSRKQPRCAPNTRSRTQQINTYSRKIVGFSTTDSVSLLLITNGMGIPIRPVVGWLADRHVGPINMFMLMVFLLGGMEFVWIGVETRTGMYIFSVFFGLSNGAAQGVFVGSTASLTTDPQKMGTRFGMIATISGFASLAGPPTAGAIIDKAGGQYLGAQIWGGAMMIASSLMIAAARTAKAGKAWRVKL; encoded by the coding sequence ATGTCGGACGGAACGACGCCGATGAGAAGCCTCACTCACGGCGCAAACACCACCGGCAACGCCGCGGGGGAAAGCCTGAACAAAACTATGAACGTAGATGACCTCGAAGCGGATCCCGAGTGGTCCGCGGAGCATGACCTCGTTTACCCGGAAGGAGGATGGACAGCATGGTCCCAGGTTTTGGCCGGCAACATGCTCAACGCGCTGGCGTGGGGCTACCCGGCGACGTTCGGCGTCTACCAACTCTACTACACCGATAAGTTGCACCTGCCCGCGGCCCAGGTTTCGTGGATCGGCTCGGTCCAGATCTTCCTGACATTTGCCCTGTGCACCATCTCGGGCCGGCTGACGGACGCCGGCTACGCCCGGCATGCCGTTTTAGTGGGGTGCCTTTTTGTCATCTTTGGCTCCTTCATGACCAGTCTATGCACTCGGTACTGGCAGATCATGCTCGCCCAGGGCGTCTGCACCGGCATGGGCCTCGGTGTCCTCTTCATGCCAagcgtcgccatcatcgggTCCTACTTCAAGGAAAAGCGGTCTTTGGCGCTGGCCATTTCGACAACAGGCACTGGCGTTGGCAGCCTCATCTTTCCGTCGACCCTGCAGTACCTTGTTCCGCAAGTCGGGTTCCCTTGGGCCGTACGTTGCTCTGCCTTTGTCGCGCTCGCCGTTGCGACGATAGCCAATGTGCTTCTGAGACCCCGGCTACCCCCGAGAAAGTCCGGTCCGCTGGTCGAGTGGACCGCTTTTCGGGAAGGGCCGTACATTTTGTTCACCTTGGGAGTATTCTTCTATTTCATGGCACTGTATTTTGGTTTCTTCTACGTGAGTCGCAAACAGCCGCGGTGTGCCCCCAACACGCGCTCACGAACGCAACAGATCAACACATACTCCCGAAAGATTGTAGGGTTTTCGACGACCGATTCGGTATCGCTGCTTCTTATCACCAACGGCATGGGCATACCCATTCGCCCAGTcgttggctggctggctgaccgTCATGTCGGCCCCATTAACATGTTCATGTTGATGGTATTCCTGCTGGGCGGCATGGAGTTTGTATGGATCGGTGTAGAGACCAGGACGGGCATGTACATCTTCAGCGTCTTTTTCGGCTTGTCCAACGGAGCGGCACAGGGGGTGTTTGTAGGCTCAACGGCAAGCCTGACGACAGACCCGCAGAAGATGGGCACGCGCTTCGGTATGATTGCAACGATATCGGGCTTTGCGTCGTTGGCCGGGCCTCCAACGGCTGGCGCCATCATTgacaaggccggcgggcAGTATCTCGGGGCTCAGATATGGGGTGGCGCCATGATGATAGCGAGCTCACTGATGATTGCAGCGGCGAGAACCGCCAAGGCGGGAAAAGCCTGGAGGGTCAAGCTGTAA